In the Drosophila virilis strain 15010-1051.87 chromosome 4, Dvir_AGI_RSII-ME, whole genome shotgun sequence genome, GGCGCATGCTGCAGTGCATCaattgaagcagcagcagtcccTGCCCAATCCGCTGCCCAAATTGCAACCAACGGTCGAGCCGCACCTCCACTCGCATCCGAACCACAACCCGCACGCCACCAAGTCCGTGTCCATACTCGTTTATAAGACTCTGAACACGGTCTTCAAGAGCAGCCGCAAGATAATCGTACGTGTCTGTGAGGTGGCCAGCACCAAAAAGTCCTTCACCATGTTCAAGTTCAACAAGGCTGCCCAACAGCAGCGACTCGATAATCGCGCCAGCGCCGTAACCGGACATGATCCCTTTGTCAGGCCACCTGTGCCCGAAAAGTGAGTTGTGCCCAAACTCAATTTCGAAGTGTCACAAAGGCAATTGCGAAACTTACGAATCTTAGATTTTGTTCCGATAATTTTTTAAACCTAGCACATGTCTTCAAATTAAAACGTGTTCACTTAATTATTTTATCTATTCTTTTTAAAAGATTGTCTGTCTATTTTAAAACTATTATTGCtatttttgataaatatgATAAAACTTTGACTATTTCTTTTTGCCACCAACTAAATTAACGAAAATCtcatttttgacaaaaatacTTCATAACTAAGACTATAGTACacaaattacttttttttatacccttttaaACACAAAGGATAATCttaataaaacattattttgtCAAAATTACTTTAATAACTATAGCGTTTAACAAGCCTATTCCGTCTatcaataaattttgatttgcgCAGTTTCCTAGCTTTTTCGACACTTCCCCATGCAAATTAAGCTATTCTGTTTCTCACACATTTCACACCTCATATTTATCTCCAACACGAATCGAAACTTGATTGATGATTTAGGAAAGTGAAGCACATTATGAAGAAGCTGCACAAGGCGAATGGACTGAAACGCTCCAATTCGGCGATCGAATTCGATGTCTCAGCGCTGTCAGCCGCCAATCGACGCCAAATCTACAGTAGGTGAGTACAAGATTTGTCACCGGATTCCACtagcaaaaacacacacacaaactaaaTGCAAATAGAGCAGAGAATCCGTTAATCTTGAGATGGGACGTGCGCACAGCTGTTCGCCAAATGAGCTGCTTACTCCTAATATTCAATGTACGCCACACACAAATTGCACAGGTTTCATCACCTTTTGATTATAGTTTTAGTTTAAACATTCTATTGAAgcttattcaaattaaaattcaaaaatattctaaaGATAATCAAaggaaaagaaacaaaatcaaaatcacaATTATTGCATATTTTCGTTGTTTatatttccaaaattttgccttctattttccaaaatttctGGTACGTTATTTTCGCGTCCTTCTATTTGCAGCAACCGGTCGGCCAGCTCGGAGCAAGATAACTCAGATTTGTCCGAGCACTCGGAGAAATCGCCACTGGTTAGCGCGAGGTTAGACAATCTTGCTAGGCTCTTTTTTAGCAAATCGATGCCAGCGGAAACCGGAAGTAGAGATACCATAGATTCAGTACTAACAACAAGGTTGcatattctatttatatgtacttattaaatttctaATCCCAAATCCGATCACAACCCACcgaaaaaaaacttgaaactCAACTCATTGTATCTATTGTATCTATACAACTTTATACTATAAAACATACAATTGGCAAATTTCGCTTTCAATTTTACGTTCATCGTTTGCTTTTGcgattttattcaaatatttcttCAGTTTCTCTTTCTTGTGCCGATTCTGGTTCTGGATGAATTCAGTTTTCCTTatcatttttgtttcaatCGCTTTTTTTGTAGCCAAAAGCACTTTGCATGCTAAATAGTAGCGGCTAATGGCGTTTGCAATGCTTTCACGTAGACCTAGTGCACAGAAACcacaaaaccacaaaaaaaaaaattaaataaaaagaacactttacaatttgaaattgattttgaatttaaaaggTAAATTTATTccgataaaaaacaaaagtaaaatgaAACAGTTTCAAGTGGATTTTCTGAAACGAAAACTTACAATTTTGCTAGCATACTGTGAATTTAAATTCGTATAAgccaaaattttaattataggTGCCAACAAttaatgtaataaaaaaagCGACAACAGACTCAAGATACCTTTACAAAAAATTCAACCTGAATGAGTCATGAGAGGGCTAACTGCAAAGGCACACACAAAAGCCCTagttcacaaaaaaaatatctctgatgataaaatgcattttgagtGTGCCATATGCCGCTGCGGGGGCTGCGGCCAGAATTGCACAGGTAAAATGTTACCAAGGTTTTCACCTGCTCAATTAGACGCAGgcacaaaaattgcaaattaaattatcaaCTTGGAAAATTTGTTCGCAAAGGGGAAGCGAAGCTCATTGATGAAAGTCCCCTCCCCCCTCCTCCTCGCAATTGTGTCTGAATACCTGTGTGAGTGAGTGGgagtatatgtgtgtgtgggtgtgccgACGCTGTGTGCTGACCCGTGTAATGAATGTGCAAGCGAGCGTAACCTACAGTACGCATGTGTTAGTGAAAAGCATCTATTTGTGTGCTGATTTTTTcccatatgtgtgtgtgtgtgtgtgtgtgtgtgtgtgtgcgtgtgtttgcttGGGGGAACTTCAACGAGCATTGATATGTGTATCTATACCCATACAGGCTGATTTGCTGCTGCGCTGTTAAGTATGCAAAAAAAGCACACTCGAGCACGTTAATTATGAAACACAGCAAAAGGTGAGCTCAGCAAATGTGTTGGCAAGCAATATGTGTTCAAATTACTAACGATTGTTTTGGTCCGGTTTTAAGTAGAGTAAAATGCCATCGAGGCCATAATTTGTATGCTTAGCTGGCAGTTTAGAGCTCGCATGGTAGATATTCCAACAAACAGAATTTCTTGCATACACACAATTTTTTAGTCTTTGATGCTACTAGTGTTTGTGGTTCCTGTGTAGAGCCTGCTGTTCTATAAACTAACGCAGAGTTATACTGCAAAGAAGTGAAAACTTAAGTGGTTTCTGCAGCTCCAGCAGGCGTTAAAGCTAAaattagcataaataaatacaaaacacaTTTGAGCACAGTTCATAACAAATATACTATACAATTCCATTCAAGGTCTTGGCACTTTAAatctgcaacaacagcacaacaAACTACGAAGTGCACGGCTGAAAAAGCTGCAATAGAATATAAAGCTTACACAACGTTGGCCAAGCATTCAGAAAGACATCTACCAAAAATGACTGTATATaccggtgtgtgtgtgtgtgtttgtgtgtttgtgtgtgtctgtcatGTGTTGAATGCTGAGGCCTTGCaatatttttcactttttcgcCTTCTGCTGTTCTGACGCAAAAGGCTTTCGGGTAAatatattgcgtatacgtcgCGTTAGCCACACGAATGAAACTAAAGCAAGCCTCTTGACCAACTTTTGAGCCACACAGAAGCAGACATACAcgctcttttgttgttgttattcttgccGTTgccttttaaattttcaaatacatGTTAAACTTAACCCGAGGATGTGCTTAACCTTTGCTCTGTTTTGATTAAGTGGCCCGCAAGTGTTTGTTTATGAGCCTGCCTCCTCttgttttgtgtgtatttgtgtctCCCGGAACACTTCAACCCAGTTTGAGTTTTGCCAAAAGGCTTTCTTTCTCGCATTCGTCACTTCTCTTTTGGCTCCCTTACCACACAATAAAGCCGCAGAAACTCGATACCCTACAGTTTCCATCGTTTTGACCGCATGTCGGCgcattgtttaaaaataaacatattataAATTGCACAGCCAAACGgcaaataaagtaaaaaatatatgtaaaataaaagcaaacaaaaaaatgttcaactCTTGCTTCCGTTTCCGCTGCGCCATTGCGCAGGGAGGGTTTCCTCTTCTGCTTCGCTTACCTCCGCTTCAGGCGGgccatactttttttttggcaagctTCTCTTTGTTTCGAAACTATATTTGCCAACTTTCATTTTCTGCACCTGCCCGCTTCGGATGTTAGGTCGATTGTCTTTGAGGTTTTCACctttttcaaataatatttcaacaagtttttataatatttcagTGTTCAATTCGAATGAGGATGCGCTTTGCATGTCAAATAGCGTGTATGTCAAATAGcgtattcttgatcagtaccaatagccgagtcgatctagccatgtacgtctgtccgtatgtccgtctgtccgtatgtatgaacgcaagcatcacagaacatataagagctagagacttaaaattttagatgtaggtgctcctagtgtcCGCgtagatcaagtttgtttccgataatcgataaattactcGGTTTCCAAGCAATCCATAAAAagcgatatcgatatcctatttttgggcaactttggtaaataataataagagctagagtcaccaaacttgacatatagcttctaaaatagaatatatatgcagttgatgttggaagaagaaggttcagggtatcccctagtcgggagctcccgactagaacctcttacttgtttagaATTGTCACTTGGCATGTGAGATGTGGCACGCGACAATGATTCGTGGTCAAGTTGCATTCCTAAAAAAGGCAGAACATACTGATTTATGCTAAGCTTCATGCTAGTGTacatatttgcttaaattcttcaacaactttattttttatgtatctTCTGATCTCGTCAAACCTTTAATTACTAGGTTGttacaatttaatataaacatGTCTTGAGATCGCATTTTAAATCGAATCGAGCGAACATACAAATTTGATATTCCTATTTCATCAATTAACAAACGCGACAAACGGAAACTTTGTCTAtgtaatgtaaataaattagcCGCATATATCATGAATGTCAAACGTTTTGTGATTTGTTCTAGTTCCTATTTGAATATCCATAGTTTGAATTCCTTTCTGTATGCGCGAAAATGACAGCTCTTTTCGAAAGAAATCCTTTCCTTCAATGGTTTCTAATTCTTTAAACAATCTTGCAGACCCAACATAAAGTATCAGTACTCAGCCCTTGACAGCGGCAATGGCATTGTGGAGCGCAGTCCCCGCGAGCGGGCACAACGTGAGCGAGCCCTAAATGCTACACAGGAGTGGATACAGAGCGCAAATGGACGCTACGAGGTTATTGCACATCTGGATGAGATTGGCTCCAGGCACGGCAAGAACTGGTTTCTGGTCAATGATGCATCAGTAAGTAATAAAACGAAAAGAGGTCGCGGGGAACCTAACCTTTCTTCTGCAATCAGGTGCGTACAGATCGTCTACTGACGCTGCTGCCACTACCTTCGGACTGTGTGGCCTTTGAGGGTCTGCCGCCCGATGAATGCGCAAGGGAAATACTTATGGAGCTACTTGGATCTTTGCATCATCCGTATATCTACCCGGTACTAGATTTGGGTTTCTTGCGCAACAGCTCACATAATTATGCCTGCCTGGTCACGCCCTTCAACTCGCGCGGCAGTCTGAAGGATCTCATTTATAAGGTAAGCTTTTTGAACTAAGCACAACTGATTACTCATGACGTTATCTTTTTCAGGCCCAATGGAACGAGCCCTGGGCGCGAAAGTATACACGCAAGCCCAATGGCCTGCCCATAAGCCAAGTGCAGCGTCTGGGCCGACAAATTCTGGAAGCGCTGCTCTTCCTAAAGGAGCGCGGCTTTCCACTTCATGGCCACCTGCACAGCGGCAATGTTATTCTGCAAAATGGAGCGGCCAGGTGAGTTCACAGCCCTCACCAAACTGGAAACTAATTTGTTAATGAGTTAATCCGGGCTGCTCTTCGATAAGCTTTCAAGGTTAGCGACACGTGCCGCGGAAATCGATTCGTCTAAAATTTGTGCTGCTTATTTGCTTACCTATATTATATGGTTGTTTCCATTAActtaataacattttaaatttgatttacttGAGGGGACAAAGCAATTCTGTTAAACAATGAACAATGTGCCAGGTTAATCAATTCGTTCGGTGCGGGATACTAGCAAAGTTCATTTTTAGATAGCTAaaacaaaaaggtataattaACTTTtctacaaattaaattttatttatatatatagatagtaATATTCCAAAATCCGAAATTATTTTGCCGagatcatcaagaaaggtcgactgtacaaacgaatcgtttttgggaccacaactttttgtaacccaaagatttttaatttgttttaatgccaattgataggacggatccgtacaaattcaaaaaggtataatatttgaaaatcagacgttttttacccgagatattaaaaaaaaaatcattgaaagtttcgattttcgcaccgacctcgattttgaaaaaaaaaaagtgatgatttggaatgttatAGCTCCACGCGaagacatgacgttccaaaacgacataatatctcgggaaatagctccgcgcggagatatgacgttccaaaacgacataactcccgcggatatgatatgaccttccaaatcatcacgtttttttttcaaaatcgaagtctGTGCGAAAaccgaaactttttcgatgatttttttttaatatcacgggtaaataatgtctgatttaaaaatgttatacctttctgaatgcgtacggatccctaccattaattggcattcaaacaaattaatcatcgatgggttgaaaaatgttgttgacaaaaaactgattcgttcgtaaattcaacctttttgatgattttttggaatatttccgtcaaataatgtccgattttgcaatttcataccatttttgactcgtaaggatcagttctatcgattggcatcaaaagaaAGGAAATCCCAATTTTGAcacaaatcgacaaaatagaCAATAAAAGTAACAATCGAGGGGTAACAAGAAATTTGTGCAGAAAAACGGTTTGGTTATGATGTCGAACTTGCCTTGATGATCTCGGCAAAAAATAAGGTCGCTATTCATGGAACCTAGTTGACCTATTTATCCTTGGATATTCAATATCATGGATATAGTCCTAGCGAGCCTAAAGGACCGTGTTCTCGCGAAATGCGAAAGAACATGgtccaaaaatatgtatgcttttctATTACAGCAGCCAGCCGCCTAGGTGGTTTCTAGTTGACTGAAATATCCTTAGTTTTTCCATATCATGGATATAGTCCTTGCGAACCTAAAGGACCGAGCTCTCGCGAAATGCGCAAGAACATGGTCCACaaatatgtatgcttttcttttacagCAGCCAGCCGCCTGAGTGGTTTCTAGTTGACTAGTATATCCTTGATTATTCCATATCATCGATATAGTCCTTGGGAACCTAAACGATCAGATCTCTGCAGACTGCGCATTGAAATGGTCCATGAACATGTATGAATTTTCTTTCAGGAGCCCTTTTAcattagctgcagctgcaggtaTTTTTTTAACAGGCGATTTACAGCGCTCATTTTACATAGACTGCTAATTAACAGCATTCATCTTAATTGAGTTACAATTTTGCCCCGTAATGCTatgcaatgaaaatttttattcaaaccACTCGTCGACCTTCTcggcatttctgttcgcccgGTATTTTGgcagattttaagaaaaatctcggcagccagcagctgccaaCAGACGCACGTTTTGGGTATGCCatgttatgttgttttggaacgtcatatctccccgcggagttatgttgttttggaacgtcatatctccccgcggagttatgtcgttttagaacgtcatatctccccgcggagctatgtcgttttagaacgtcatatctccgcgcggagttatgtcgttttggaaggtcatatctccccgcgggagttatatcattttggaacgtcatatctccccgcggagctatgtcgttttagaacgtcatatctccgcgcggagctatgtcgttttagaacgtcatatctccgcgcgaagctatgtcgttttagaacgtcatatctccgcgcgaagctatgtcgttttagaacgtcatatctccccgcggagttatgtcgttttagaacgtcatatctccccgcggagttatgtcgttttggattgtcatatctccccgcggagttatgtcgttttggaacgtcatatctccccgcggagttatgtcgttttagaacgtcatatctccgcgcggagttatgttatgagatattaaaaaaaaatcatcgtaaaagtttcgattttcgcaccgacctcgatttaacaaaaaaaaaatgatgatttggaaggtcatatcatattcgcggggagttatgtcgttttggaacttcatatctccccgcggagctatgtcgttttagaacgtcatatctccccgcggagttatgtcgttttggaacgtcatatctacgcgcggagttatgtcgttttagaacgtcatatctccgtgcggagttatgtcgttttagaacgtcatatctccgcgcgaagttatgtcgttttagaacgtcatatctccacgcggagttatgtggttttggaacgtcatatctccgcgcggagttatgtcgttttggaacgtcatatctccccgcggaattatgtcgttttggaacgtcatatctccccgcggagttatgtcgttttaaaacgtcatatctccgcgcggagttatgtcgttttagaacgtcatatctccgcgcggagttatgtcgttttagaacgtcatatctacgcgcggagttatgtcgttttagaacgtcatatctccacgcggagttatgtcgttttggaacgtcatatctccccgcggagttatgtcgtttaaaaacgtcatatctccccgcggagctatgtcgttttggaacgtcatatctccccgcggagttatgtcgttttagaacgtcatatccccgcgcggagttgtgtcgttttggaacgtcatatctccgtgcggagttatgtcgttttagaacgtcatatctccgcgcggagctatgtcgttttagaacgtcatatctccacgcggagttatgtcgttt is a window encoding:
- the Slob gene encoding slowpoke-binding protein isoform X6, whose protein sequence is MQDTCSEITAPAIPNQEQELIINCRRQQQQKQQYQQPAVHKVFARSQSSTSSPAHAAVHQLKQQQSLPNPLPKLQPTVEPHLHSHPNHNPHATKSVSILVYKTLNTVFKSSRKIIVRVCEVASTKKSFTMFKFNKAAQQQRLDNRASAVTGHDPFVRPPVPEKKVKHIMKKLHKANGLKRSNSAIEFDVSALSAANRRQIYSSNRSASSEQDNSDLSEHSEKSPLVSARLDNLARLFFSKSMPAETGSRDTIDSVLTTRPNIKYQYSALDSGNGIVERSPRERAQRERALNATQEWIQSANGRYEVIAHLDEIGSRHGKNWFLVNDASVRTDRLLTLLPLPSDCVAFEGLPPDECAREILMELLGSLHHPYIYPVLDLGFLRNSSHNYACLVTPFNSRGSLKDLIYKAQWNEPWARKYTRKPNGLPISQVQRLGRQILEALLFLKERGFPLHGHLHSGNVILQNGAARLSGLENGLLGLSSRNNAVMWSRSVTEIENVDIVCFGHLLYEMCTGQEMTTPKPSIRVLEMELQHYPQIGQVLEILGLIFEPPSGVCPSVEDLVLCDLFRSIDLRELRGPCFSTIKPSLSRSTLNLLHAVKKRQCASLGSSFSAASSPCTPPSTPHDRRTGVPPAPYEVFRMY
- the Slob gene encoding slowpoke-binding protein isoform X7, translating into MQDTCSEITAPAIPNQEQELIINCRRQQQQKQQYQQPAVHKVFARSQSSTSSPAHAAVHQLKQQQSLPNPLPKLQPTVEPHLHSHPNHNPHATKSVSILVYKTLNTVFKSSRKIIVRVCEVASTKKSFTMFKFNKAAQQQRLDNRASAVTGHDPFVRPPVPEKKVKHIMKKLHKANGLKRSNSAIEFDVSALSAANRRQIYSRPNIKYQYSALDSGNGIVERSPRERAQRERALNATQEWIQSANGRYEVIAHLDEIGSRHGKNWFLVNDASVRTDRLLTLLPLPSDCVAFEGLPPDECAREILMELLGSLHHPYIYPVLDLGFLRNSSHNYACLVTPFNSRGSLKDLIYKAQWNEPWARKYTRKPNGLPISQVQRLGRQILEALLFLKERGFPLHGHLHSGNVILQNGAARLSGLENGLLGLSSRNNAVMWSRSVTEIENVDIVCFGHLLYEMCTGQEMTTPKPSIRVLEMELQHYPQIGQVLEILGLIFEPPSGVCPSVEDLVLCDLFRSIDLRELRGPCFSTIKPSLSRSTLNLLHAVKKRQCASLGSSFSAASSPCTPPSTPHDRRTGVPPAPYEVFRMY